The Seriola aureovittata isolate HTS-2021-v1 ecotype China chromosome 12, ASM2101889v1, whole genome shotgun sequence genome window below encodes:
- the LOC130178805 gene encoding ETS-related transcription factor Elf-1-like isoform X2: MELCESGEEETMETLVAADSLLNMDCSDTLSLEQHYSQTFLPSLGDVITAPVTQVTVSAEGIVGPVGQSQWHSLHTEKPAAQLQSKKRGRKPRHRRAESPTPDITVKKDKYNKGGNTLYLWQFLMELLQDRQVCPRYIKWTNPHAGIFKLVNSKAVAKLWGKHKNKPDMNYETMGRALRYYYQRGILNKVEGQRLVYQFTSLPKDMIYITDGDGTKEEDDDDHDDNSCNDEGVSDDSDDSTISSSDQSVEDGVSHPPQKKTSPSSTVRAPATQRTRPAPRPSGQRDTVLRPASTSLIQEQHLPIVSAEMLRTLQNLEKVQSLQPTGHASVFKTAQLLGSLYERQAAAGVAVDSEGAPETQDKKPHGGQKASQVETPQLVPLISSDQ; the protein is encoded by the exons A TGGAGCTATGTGAAAGTGGAGAAGAAGAGACCATGGAGACGCTTGTTGCCGCTGACTCGCTTCTCAACATGGACTGTTCTGACACCCTCTCGCTGGAACAACACTACT CCCAGACCTTCTTACCATCACTGGGTGATGTCATCACTGCTCCTGTTACCCAGGTGACTGTGTCAGCAGAGGGGATTGTGGGACCTGTTGGCCAGTCACAATGGCACTCGTTGCACACAGAGAAGCCTGCGGCACAGCTGCAGTCCAAAAAGAGAG GTAGAAAACCTCGACATCGGAGGGCGGAGTCTCCCACACCGGACATTACAGTGAAAAAGGACAAATACAACAAAG GAGGAAACACGCTGTACCTGTGGCAGTTCCTTATGGAGTTGTTGCAGGATCGACAGGTCTGCCCCCGCTACATCAAATGGACTAACCCCCATGCAGGGATCTTCAAGCTGGTCAACTCAAAAGCAGTGGCTAAACTCTGGGGCAAACACAAGAACAAGCCGGATATGaattatgagacaatgggcAGAGCACTCAG GTACTACTACCAGAGAGGGATACTGAATAAGGTTGAAGGCCAGCGACTCGTCTACCAGTTCACCTCTCTGCCCAAAGACATGATTTATATCACGGATGGAGACGGCACCAAAGAAGAAGACGACGATGATCACGACGACAACAGCTGCAATGATGAAGGTGTGAGTGATGACTCTGATGACAGCACAATATCTTCTAGTGACCAGTCAGTGGAGGATGGAGTTTCCCACCCACCACAAAAGAAGACGTCACCCAGTAGCACTGTCCGAGCCCCAGCCACCCAGCGAACCAGGCCGGCTCCCAGGCCTTCAGGGCAGCGCGACACCGTCCTGCGGCCTGCCAGCACCAGCCTGATCCAGGAGCAGCATTTGCCCATCGTGTCTGCCGAGATGCTGCGGACCCTCCAGAACCTGGAGAAAGTCCAGTCCCTGCAGCCCACGGGTCACGCCTCAGTCTTTAAAACGGCTCAGCTGCTGGGGAGTCTGTATGAGCGACAGGCCGCTGCTGGGGTGGCTGTAGACAGTGAGGGTGCACCTGAGACACAAGATAAGAAGCCACACGGAGGGCAGAAAGCTTCACAAGTAGAGACTCCTCAGCTGGTGCCTCTAATTAGCTCTGACCAATAG